The following coding sequences lie in one Labrus bergylta chromosome 5, fLabBer1.1, whole genome shotgun sequence genomic window:
- the LOC109980636 gene encoding metalloproteinase inhibitor 4, which yields MALSQERSACLGLWVLLLLGAGMEEVVEGCSCNPAHPQQLFCSAEIVIRAKISGEKIVSPSNSSSPYMKMIQYEIKMIKMFKGFNKAKDIQYVYTPVFSSLCGVKLDSNNKAGYLLSGSMWSDGRISIGQCDLVESWDNLSLSQKKNLNYRYQMGCECRINTCYTVPCASTGDDECLWTDWLLDNSLNGEQARQYACIRRSDTTCSWYRGGPPPEKDFLDMSDP from the exons ATGGCCTTGTCCCAGGAGCGGAGTGCATGTCTGGGGCTCTGGGTGCTCCTTTTGCTTGGTGCAGGCATGGAGGAAGTCGTGGAGGGATGTAGCTGCAACCCAGCTCACCCACAGCAGCTATTCTGCAGCGCTGAGATTG TGATAAGGGCAAAGATCTCCGGTGAGAAGATTGTGTCGCCTAGCAACAGCTCCTCACCTTACATGAAGATGATTCAATACGAAATCAAAATGATCAAG aTGTTCAAAGGTTTTAACAAGGCCAAGGATATCCAGTATGTGTACACTCCAGTCTTCTCGTCTCTGTGTGGAGTCAAACTGGACTCCAACAATAAAGCAGGGTACCTGCTCTCAG GAAGTATGTGGAGTGATGGAAGAATTTCTATTGGCCAGTGTGACCTGGTAGAGTCCTGGGACAACTTGTCACTgtcacagaagaagaatctcAACTACAGATACCAGATGGGCTGTGAGTGCAGA ATCAACACCTGTTACACGGTGCCGTGTGCGTCTACAGGAGACGACGAGTGCTTGTGGACTGACTGGCTGCTTGATAACAGCTTAAATGGGGAGCAGGCTCGGCAGTACGCCTGCATCCGTCGCTCCGACACAACCTGTAGCTGGTACCGCGGAGGACCTCCACCCGAGAAAGACTTCCTGGACATGTCCGACCCTTGA